A single Cucumis melo cultivar AY chromosome 4, USDA_Cmelo_AY_1.0, whole genome shotgun sequence DNA region contains:
- the LOC103487156 gene encoding F-box protein At5g49610-like, producing the protein MDLPDDVILEILIRFSVNQAGKIQTLSKFYNKTSYSFCYKTLISENHSQPILDGFLLQSPKSKSNAHLLSFVSPHPNNNSPPLNLSLNFLPGLNPQIRAVAPNGLLLCETQHSIRHNKRLIYTITKLSTQQWKGLPIPKTRYFTSNIAMYVLRSNPLHFKILRLSSDKIPSKRPLPFCYTICEVFDSESWRWKQLDDIVHYYCGNTEYVDSQRAPVFAYGLAHWKFRDDTSIFAFDFYSETWSKIAMPETIVNDKNNSSSSHFQRWHIELVEYEGKLGVVREFHKPTVFTELWVMENYGKKKMWMKKLDSSGSMPTTFYGSDIQMM; encoded by the coding sequence ATGGATCTTCCCGATGACGTTATATTGGAGATTTTGATTCGTTTCTCTGTCAACCAAGCAGGTAAAATTCAAACCCTTTCTAAATTTTATAACAAAACTAGCTACAGTTTTTGTTATAAAACATTGATATCCGAAAACCATAGTCAACCCATCTTAGATGGCTTCCTCCTTCAATCTCCCAAATCCAAATCCAATGCCCACCTACTGTCCTTTGTTTCTCCACACCCCAACAACAATTCTCCACCCTTGAATTTGTCTTTGAATTTCCTCCCCGGTCTCAATCCTCAAATTCGAGCTGTTGCTCCAAATGGTCTTCTCTTATGCGAAACCCAACACTCAATTCGGCACAATAAACGTCTTATCTACACAATTACTAAACTTTCTACGCAGCAATGGAAAGGACTTCCTATTCCCAAGACTCGGTATTTTACTAGCAATATAGCCATGTATGTTCTTCGTTCAAATCCTCTCCACTTTAAAATCTTACGGTTATCCAGTGATAAAATTCCTTCTAAACGCCCTTTGCCGTTTTGCTACACTATATGTGAGGTTTTTGATTCGGAATCTTGGAGGTGGAAACAGTTGGACGATATTGTACATTACTACTGTGGTAATACAGAATATGTTGATTCTCAGCGTGCTCCTGTGTTTGCTTATGGATTAGCTCATTGGAAATTTAGAGATGATACTTCCATCTTCGCTTTTGATTTCTACTCTGAGACTTGGTCTAAAATTGCAATGCCAGAGACTATTGTTAATGATAAAAACAATAGTAGTTCTAGTCATTTTCAGAGATGGCATATCGAGCTTGTGGAGTATGAAGGAAAGTTGGGTGTCGTACGAGAGTTCCATAAACCTACCGTCTTTACCGAGCTATGGGTGATGGAGAATTACGGCAAGAAAAAAATGTGGATGAAAAAGTTAGATTCTTCGGGGTCAATGCCTACGACTTTTTATGGATCGGATATTCAGATGATGTAG
- the LOC103487155 gene encoding VQ motif-containing protein 8, chloroplastic-like produces the protein MNFTAARNQSQLRGPRPPPLTVNKSSTNIFKKSTKNPNQHNRRSPIIIYLRSPKIIHVRPEEFKSFVQRLTGNRSSVAVVASSCSASGMITDHSGEEFVSACNCIPS, from the coding sequence aTGAATTTCACCGCCGCAAGGAATCAATCGCAATTGCGAGGGCCAAGGCCGCCGCCGTTGACGGTGAACAAATCCTCCACTAACATTTTCAAGAAATCGACGAAGAATCCTAATCAACACAATCGCCGTTCTCCGATAATCATTTACCTCCGATCGCCGAAGATCATCCATGTTCGGCCTGAGGAGTTCAAAAGCTTCGTTCAACGTCTCACCGGAAATCGATCCTCTGTAGCCGTCGTCGCGTCGTCCTGTTCTGCTAGTGGAATGATTACGGATCATTCTGGTGAGGAATTTGTATCCGCGTGCAATTGCATTCCGTCGTAG
- the LOC103486715 gene encoding calcium-dependent protein kinase 20-like: protein MGNTCVGPNLGNNGFLKSVTAAVWPSRPPEERLPPPKDGADSKSKTNASSDSSKGADASKDSEPQKDVQTQSTPPETVKIGNNDQNKVVEREMSSRVIKDETRPPEGTKSKKGTHIKRLSSAGLQIDSVLGRKTDNIKDHYTLGRKLGQGQFGTTFLCVEKASGKEFACKSIAKRKLTTKEDVEDVRREIQIMHHLAGHPNVIQIVGAFEDAVAVHVVMELCAGGELFDRIIQRGHYTERKAAQLARIIVGVVEACHSLGVMHRDLKPENFLFINQQEESALKTIDFGLSMFFRPGETFTDVVGSPYYVAPEVLRKLYGPECDVWSAGVIIYILLSGVPPFWDETEQGIFEQVLKGDLDFISEPWPSISGEAKDLVRRMLVRDPKKRLTAHEVLCHPWVKADGVAPDKPLDSAVLSRLNQFSAMNKLKKMAIRVIAESLSEEEIAGLREMFKMIDTDNSGQITLEELKHGLERVGANLEDSEISGLMQAADVDNSGTIEYGEFVAAMLHLNKIQKEDHLFAAFSYFDKDGSGYITQDELQQACEKFGLSDIRLEDIMREVDQDNDGRIDYSEFVAMMQDTGYGQR, encoded by the exons ATGGGGAATACATGTGTAGGACCAAATCTCGGCAATAATGGATTTTTGAAATCTGTTACGGCCGCAGTATGGCCAAGCCGGCCACCGGAGGAGAGACTTCCTCCACCTAAGGATGGAGCTGACAGCAAAAGTAAGACAAATGCGAGTTCTGATTCATCTAAAGGCGCCGATGCTTCAAAAGATTCAGAACCCCAAAAGGATGTTCAAACTCAAAGTACGCCGCCTGAAACGGTGAAAATTGGTAATAATGATCAAAATAAAGTAGTGGAACGCGAGATGTCGTCTAGAGTGATTAAAGATGAAACTAGGCCGCCGGAGGGTACAAAATCGAAAAAGGGCACTCATATTAAGAGATTATCCAGCGCTGGACTTCAAATTGATTCGGTTCTAGGGCGAAAAACGGATAATATTAAGGATCATTACACATTGGGACGGAAGCTTGGACAAGGGCAGTTCGGGACAACGTTTCTTTGTGTGGAAAAGGCATCTGGGAAAGAATTTGCCTGCAAATCTATAGCGAAAAGGAAATTGACCACGAAAGAGGATGTGGAGGATGTTAGAAGAGAGATACAGATAATGCACCATTTGGCAGGTCATCCTAATGTGATACAGATTGTGGGGGCTTTTGAGGATGCTGTGGCAGTTCATGTTGTAATGGAACTTTGTGCGGGTGGGGAATTGTTTGATAGGATTATACAGAGAGGCCACTATACGGAGAGAAAAGCGGCTCAATTAGCTAGAATCATAGTTGGTGTTGTCGAAGCATGTCATTCTTTGGGTGTCATGCATCGAGATTTAAAACCAGAGAATTTTCTTTTCATCAATCAACAAGAGGAGTCAGCACTTAAGACCATAGATTTTGGGCTCTCTATGTTCTTTAGGCCAG GTGAAACTTTCACAGATGTGGTTGGTAGCCCTTATTATGTAGCCCCAGAAGTATTGCGGAAGCTTTATGGGCCAGAATGTGATGTATGGAGTGCTGGGGTTATCATATACATTTTACTAAGTGGCGTGCCTCCGTTCTGGGACG AGACGGAGCAAGGAATATTTGAGCAGGTTTTGAAAGGTGATCTTGACTTTATATCAGAACCCTGGCCTAGTATATCAGGGGAAGCAAAAGATTTAGTGCGGAGAATGCTTGTACGAGATCCCAAGAAAAGACTAACAGCCCACGAAGTCCTTT GCCATCCATGGGTGAAAGCTGATGGAGTTGCTCCTGACAAACCTCTTGATTCAGCTGTTCTAAGTCGTTTGAATCAATTCTCTGCCATGAACAAGCTAAAGAAAATGGCAATTAGA GTTATTGCAGAAAGCCTTTCCGAAGAGGAAATTGCTGGCCTCAGAGAGATGTTTAAGATGATAGACACGGACAATAGTGGTCAAATAACTCTCGAGGAATTGAAGCATGGTTTGGAAAGAGTGGGTGCTAATCTTGAGGATTCTGAAATTAGTGGGTTAATGCAAGCT GCAGATGTTGATAATAGTGGTACCATAGAATATGGCGAGTTTGTAGCAGCAATGCTTCATTTAAACAAGATTCAGAAAGAGGACCATCTCTTTGCTGCCTTCTCATACTTTGACAAAGATGGGAGTGGATACATCACACAGGACGAGCTCCAACAAGCTTGCGAAAAGTTTGGTTTGTCAGACATCCGCTTAGAAGATATAATGCGTGAAGTTGACCAGGATAAT GATGGCCGAATAGATTACAGTGAGTTTGTGGCTATGATGCAAGACACTGGTTATGGTCAGAGGTGA